The window ttttattacattttgcGTCAAATAAAAGTATCGTGCATAGTCTCAGGAGTCAGTGAATACAGTGATGAGCAGATCCAACCTCTGGCTGATCTGCTTGCTCAAATAAATGCACCTGAGGCATTTTATATTTCTGTTAAACTTGGAGTAGAGGGCATtggagagattttgagaagatcAATTGCATTTGCTCTATCCAAATATCCCAACAGTGAAAGACTAAATACGATGCTTCTAGTTTTTCCTTATCTATATACTTTAAAGTTTTAAGGCTATACATTTTTCCTTTGATCTTATATGCATTTCTTCATATATATGGCTTGTAATAGATCTTCTTTGAGCTGTATGattactgattttttttttctgttccgGTCTAACATTTGCAGCTATTGAAAATTGTAGCAGAGAAATTTATGTTTGTCTAGATATAGAAGCAATATAATTGAACAGCTTTACGAAGCCAAAATTTTTTAATGTCATTGTGAAAATTGTATAAACCTCCGCAATACATTGCATATAGAATTACGGTTGTGGCGGTTATACTAGTCGTTGCTGAAAACCGCGTAAACACTAATCTATGTGCGACAAACCACACGCTGGAATGCAGTTTTGCTGCGATTTAATTTTTCGTGTGTGTTGTAGGAGTgactttttatatacatataacatCATTTCTAAAAGTAGAGAGTATTGATGCTATCTCATGTATTTCAAGTGGGTAGCAAAGAGAATGATGACGAGGAGACTTAAAAtagagaataaagaaaaagaaaaagaggtgatCCCTTCCATCATCTTGTATTTCAAGTGAGTGGCAAAGAGAATCATGACGAGGAGACTTAAAacttgaaagaaaagaaaagaaaagagaataaagaaaaaagaggCGACCCCTTCAAAATTGCAACAGCCAAGAGAAATTGTTATAGCATATCAATTAATGATAATCTATTTGTGAATTTGTGTGCTTCGGGTATCTTCTATGTGATGGTTTTGAAGACAGTCCAATAATACTGTGTCAGCACTTGTACTCATTCAATCTCTTAAATTAACAGTCTAACTCTTAATGTTTAACGAAAAAACTAAGATCAATGAGAATAcaagataaaaaatttttggtCGAATAAactattctaaatttctaatagaaGGACGactacaacaacaacatcaacgtCAACAGAGTCTGTCACCAAAAAAGAAAACATCAACAGAGTCTTATATATGCTAGTGCGGGGGCTAAACTATTCTgaaatattactattattatttccCTATATCAATAAAATGATAAACCATTAAAAGAAACAATTTcttattattataataagattGAAGTTGATAATCTCTAGCTGGCCGGAGTCTTATAAGATAATGATGCAGGAATAAATAAAATGAGATTTTAgaagttttatttagtttctgCACTAATAATGTTTTTATGAAGGAACTGAATCGTTATTTAATCTTATTGACGATATCATTATTGTTATAATTGTTGAGGAATATATTTACGCAACTGGTATCACCTAATTTAAGTTTAATAGTTtatcatataattaattaatttttttttactaaagataaaaaaattcaaattcgtAATCTCTTAAATAAGTATAAATAgactatattatttaaattataattcattagggatgtaattaattaattaattattaattgttataGATACTTTAGCAGTGCACAAATATATGTGGGTCAATGTTATGGAACCCAGTAAAGAACGTTGTTGGTGCACTGCAAACTGCAAACCCTTGAAATCCCTTGTGCTTGCTACAATAGCTTTTCTCATCACCTTCCAATCTTTCTTTCTTGTGATCTCATCATCTCCTGAACTTGAGGCTCAATAATCATGGTTGCAAAACTTCAGGGTAGAGCTTATCTTTCATCTTTTGTTGATGCTGTTTTGGACAAGCTGTCTGCACTCGATGCCAACTCAACTCCAATAGCAAGAAAGTTAGCTGACCAGAAGTTGTTTCGAAGTCTGAGGGCGAGTCTCCGTGCAACTCGCCTTGTGCTTGATGATGCTGAGCAGAAGCAGATCAGAGACCAAGAAGTCAGGAAGTGGGTTGTTGATCTCCAAGATGCTCTCTATTTGGCTGATGACCTGCTGGAAGAAATCTCCACTAAAGCTGCTGCTGTCACTCAAAGGGATCCAGGTAACTCTTCTTCCTGGTCTCACTATGTTGATTCAATCTTAGAAGATAGTGATGATGGTGAAATGGGGGTAGTAACTAGCATGCAAGACTTAGTTGATAAACTAGAGTCTATCGTTAAGGAGAAAGATGATCTTGATCTAAAGCAAGAGCTTGCCGAAGATCCAGAGGACATGTCATGGAGAATTCAATCGTCACTGCTTGAAAGTTTTGATATATATGGAAGGGATGATGACAAGGAGGCCATACTTGGATTCTTGTTAGATGACACTTGCAATGATAAATTGTCTGTGATGTCTATAGAAGGCATTGGTGGAATTGTAAAAACTACTTTGGCTCAGTGGGTTTATAATGATGCCAGAGTTAAGGGGAAGTTTGCTCCTAAAGCATGGGTGTGTGTTGCTACAAGATTTGATCCTATTAGTGTTTCAAAGGCTATAATAGAGGATATAACTTCTACTCCTTGTGACTTGGTTAACTTGAATTCACTTCAAACTCAATTGAAGAAAAAGTTAACAGAGAAGACATTTTTGGTTGTCTTAGATGATGTTTGGGATAATCAACAAAATTTGTGGGACAGTTTTCTAAAACCTTTTCTGAGTGGAAATAAAGGAAGTAAAATTCTTTTAACCACTCGtaataaaaatattgattctGTAGTATCAACTATGAATCGACATTACAAATTAAACACATTGTCTCCCAATGATTGTTGGTTAATGTTTCTGAAACATTCATCAATCTCTACTAATTCTACACAATATCCAATTCTAGAAAAAATTGGTagaaaaattgttgaaaaatgtAAGGGATTACCTTTGGCAGTGAAGACACTTGGGGGTCTATTGCGCAATAAGCATATTAAAGGGTATTGGGAGCATATACTAGATACTAAAATTTGGGAACTTTCGGAAGATGAGAGTAAGATTATTCCAGCATTAAGAGTTAGCTATCATTACCTTCCTTCACATTTAAAGAGGTGTTTTGTTTATTGCTCATTATACCCTGAGGATTATCAATTCAACAAAAAAGAATTAATCTTGCTATGGATGGCTGAAGATTTTGTGCGTCCAACAGAAAACAACACCCTAGAAAATATTGGTTGTGAATATTTTGATGAATTAGTTGCAAGGTCATTTTTTCAACCTTCTAGTGGAGATGTTAGCTTATTTGTAATGCATGACCTCATGCATGATCTAGCAACATCTTTTACTGAGAAATTCTATTTTAGAGTCCAAGAATTTGGGATCCTACAAAAGATTTGCAACAGAATTCGTCATTTGTCATATACTACAAATCCTAGGGATCCAATCTTAAGTTTTGGAGAGGCCTATAATAGAGCATGCATATGAGAACATTTCTAAATGTTAATGTTCATTTTGCATCAATTCATATTGAAAATGAACTTTTGTTCTCACTTTTACAATTGAGGTGTTTAAGAGTTTtatcatttaaatatttttttattgagtcATTGCCTGATTCAATAGAAAATCTGATCCATTTATATTATTTGGATCTCTCTTACACACCTATTGTCAGATTGCCCGAGTCATTGTGTAAATTATACAATCTCCAAACTTTGAAGTTGAGTTATTGTAATAAGCTAGAGATGCTTCCTAGCCGCATGCAAGATCTTGTGAACTTGCGCCATCTTAATATTGAAGAAACTTTTTCGTTGATAGAGATGCCAAAGGGAATGAGCAATTTAAAACACTTGAATTCATTGTGGCACTATATTGTCGGGAGGGATAAAGAGAATGGGATAAGAGAATTGGGAACACTTGACAATCTCCATGGCTCACTTTGCATTTCCAACTTAGAGAATGTCAACAACAGTTGTGAAGCTTCAGAGGCAAAGATGAGTAACAAGAAGCACATCAACATTTTAGAATTGAAATGGCTTTCACATTGTGATATTGATATTGTTGATTTTCAAAATGAGAGAGAGATACTTAACAAGTTACAACCTCACCGAAACTTGAAAGAGTTATCAATTGTGGGTTATAGGAGTGAAACATTCCCAAACTGGTTAGGCTTAGGTCTATCTTGCTACTCCAATATGACCAAATTGAGAATGAATGGTTGTAAGAATTGTCGTCAGCTTCCTTCGCTGGGACAGTTACCGTCTCTGCAGCATATGGAGTTATTTGGACTTGATGGGTTGGAGAGGATTGGTGGTGAGTTTTACAAGAACGGTGAATCATCTCATGAGGGGACGCACTTCAGATCCCTTCAAAGTCTGGCATTTCATAGAATGCATGGTTGGCGAGAGTGGCATATTCCTGATGGGTTTGATGGATTTCCTAAACTCAAAAGGCTTTCAATACATGATTGTCCGGTGTTAAGTGGAGATCTGCCAGCTCACCTTCCGGCTCTGGAGCAACTTACCATTTGGAAATGCGAAGAGCTTGCGCTTTCACTTCAGAGAGCTCCCCAGCTCCACCAATTACTTGTAATGGGTACTGCGTGCTATAGGAATTCGGCACGGTGTGAGGTATTAATTTCAGAAACTCGGCAAACCAAGTCCGCATTGAAGTGCCTGCCCCGCATCCAATCGGtgtatctccaagctttgataaTCAAGGATTGTTGGTCAGCCATATCAATTTCAGGAGATTATTTGCCCGCTACATTACAATATCTCCAAATCTGTAATTGTTCAAAATTAACATTCTCAGAGCCATTGCAACACACGTGGCTAAGGGAGATATTTGTGTACAAGTGTGATTCATTGACGTTGTTTCCGTTACTGGCTCTTCCAAATCTCAAGGCACTCTCAATCACATATTGCCCCCATTTAGTATCCATGCCGGAGCTAAGGTTTGTTGCGCCCCACCTAGAGACGCTGTATATAGCATATTGCCCAGAAATGGATTCTTTTGGAGAGGAGTGCCTCCCGCGGAGCTTGACAACTCTTCGGATCCATAATTGCCAGAAACTAGCGAGGTGGATAACATCCAATGGTTTGCGGAGTCAAGGCCTTACCCATCTTATCCTTACTTTTTGGAAGGAAGTTAAGTCATTCCCAAGAGAGGGTTGCCTTCCTACTTCCCTCGAGTCTCTACAATTGTGGTACTTTTCAAATCTGGAGACGCTAGACTGCAAGGGACTTCACCATCTGACCTCCCTccaacaattaacaattaaataCTGTCCAAAGCTGGAGAATTTCACACAAGAAAACCTTCCTGCCTCTGTAGCAAAACTCCGCATTGGGGAAGAATCTCCTTTGAGGCGCAAACTGGAAGAGATGAACGATCCACGAATTCAATATAAACCTGATGACTATTTTATAGGTAAGTAATTAGGAAGGAAACGACTTTCTTTACTTATGTCATCAAATAtcaattctttatttattttttatttctgtcATTTTGGGCACTTACGAAACAATTTATAGATTTAGAAGGACTTCCAATTTTAAATTCAGTTTGATAAAGTTCTATGTTTTTCACCCATCTTGCATTTCTCCCTAATTTGACCTCATCGAATTCTATTATGTATTGCTGATCTGACTTTTGTCAGCTTCAATCCAAATTGATCTACCCAACATTCttgcaatctttttttttttgtggggagagggttatgaaaaaaataaaaagccttaATGTTACTATCCCATTATGCTTCTATATCTACAATCACTAGTATACTCATTGGTTTCCATTTATAATAGGATCCGTCAACAATTTAGAAATACTAATGAGGATTTGAGGCAAGGTGGGACTTGGAGTACTCTGAAGTAAGTTTTAGCATTTGTTCATGTTTATAAGAACATATGGATCAGTTTGTTATACCAATGAATCTGTCTAGAACCACGAACTATTTCAATTACAGAAGTTGCTTCTCCTATAAATGAAGCAGATAATCAAAGGTAACATAACAGAAGTATAATTATTTCTTTGAGttgatgttatttatttattggaaTTTTTCTATAATGCTTCATACTTTTTCCCTTGTCTCTGTCTGAAATGTAGAGTGTAATGTTGCAAGAAATTCATAGATACGGTAATGCGAGCATTCAATGAAAAGCAGTGCAAGGAtgccttttttttcttaaacATCTTGTCAGTGCTTGGCGCAACACACACTTCATCCATTTTCGATGGGTAATTGCAATAGAATTTCTCATCTCTAGTGTAGAAGTTATAACAAGCAAAATTTCAGTTCCCAACCTgtggtgaaaaaaaaaatgatttaaatATATGCATATAAACACAATTCTAGCTCTATTGGTTGGTTATGTTTTCATCTTTCATAAAACAATGTTCTAATTTCTAACCTGTCAGCATTGTTATGGACTTATGGCTATTATGCTTATTATAGTAAAAcctgtcaatttttgttttataCAGGTTTCTTTTGATATAGATCCTGAAATTCAATATAGATTTTCTTACTGGAATTGTTGAAACTATGACTGGGACTGCCATTCATTCAAGTTTCATGATCAACAATCACAAGTTCATTAAGTCCAAACTCAAGGAATACCCTGAGTTTTGAATTGGGAACTTAGGAATAAGAGTTGGCTGTGAGTTTTGAATTGGGAACTTAAGAATAAGAGTTGGTTGTAACTCCCCATTCTGTATATATAGTTAGggtgttaatttttattttacttctatTTTGAGTCTATTTTGAATCGCTTTTTTTATTGGCTAGTTTCCTAGATTGCCTTTTTGTATCTTGTGTATAATCATTAATCAATGAACGAGGTTATTCAGTTTCATATCATTTCTTTCTCAAAAGTTTAGAAACTTTTTCTTTCTACAGATTTTGTTCCATATCTTTATATTGCAGTTCCTTCAACAATGCCTAGTGTCAAGAAGAGGGCATTGAGGTCTCCAAATGAGAAATAAGAGAGAATTTTCCTATCTGCATTTGCCAGCACCTCTGCCTGTGATGAATTGAAAAATCAGtaacattaattttttaagataactttatagcatatatatatatatatatatatatatatatatatatatatatatatatatatatatatatatatatcaccttAGATATGCTAGGATGCAAGGAACAAATAGTCAAATACTGCAATTGCAATCTTGTCCTTCAACATAAGACActttttacattaaaaattatGCCAACAGTTATATCCATATAgagacaaaaacaaaacaaaacaaaaaacgtgaaaaaataaaataaaaggcaaGGAAGACAATTTCATGAAAAATAAATTCTTAAAGAGTAAAAGTTTATTTCTAAAACATGAAGATGCAGCACATATATCACAATGACTTTGGGCAGTAGAGTATATGAGAACTGAGAAGAGATTGCAAGTTCAAGGGTTAGTTATTGGCTAGAAAGATGCTAATACATTGAGTGAGCGAGTAGCAGCAGATATCGATGATACCGTGAGAACTGAGTAGCAGCAGATATCGATGATACCGTGAGAACTGCATTGTAGGTCTTGATTCATGTATTGCATATCAACTACGATACGTAAATACTTGTGAAGAATCATGTAACATATTTTATACTCTTCCCAATAATTGAgttaagaaataaagaaaattttcaaataataataataataagtattaGTAGTAGTAGAAGAATGGATATTATCATTCATATTTTAATgatgttactttttttttaacaTGATTAGTTTACTCATGGAGAAGTGAAGAAAAGCAAGAAGATATGTTGAGGAACGAAATGTCCTTTTCTGTGAACAAAGTTTTacttatctattatatatatctaattttacaatcaaaatgtgtcatatatctctttttcattgtaattgaaattaaattttttcctctaaaattaaggagaattcttctctctttcatactaattttacaactaaaatgtaCCACATATTACTCCCTTATTGCatttgaaaatcaaatcttttcaattcacTTATTTTATCTGGCTTTGTCAACCCTAATTACCTATTGGAAGCTCCTCTTCCTCTTTACAATTCACTTGCTTTTTGTTTGTACTTTACGTAGTTTTtagttattttgttttatttagtttgctAGGATCATATTTTGGGATTAATTATGTCTTTCTTTGTCTTTATGGGtcttcaattataaaaaataattatgctaTAATCTGTACAAGCTTTATCTCGGTTAAAATGTTCTTATTTAGATTTTATATAAACTTTAGTAATGATCTCACTATCTTTAGttgaatcataaaataaaaaatgtgaaaaaaatagaaGGCCAGGAAAgacaatttcataaaaaataaatttttaagggTAAAAGTTTATTtccaaaatttaaagatacagctCAAATATCACAATGAGATTGGGCAGCGGAGCACATAGGAAGAGATTGCAAGTTCAAGAGATAGTTATTGGGCAGAGAGATGCTAATAGCATGAGTGAGCGAGTAGAAATAGATATTGCTGATACCGTGAGAATTGCATTGTATAATATAAATCTTGATTCATGTATTGCATATGAACTAAGACAAGTAAATCTTTGTGATTTTATAATCTTTCCACTAATTGagttaagaaataaaagaaattttcaaataataataataagtattaGTAGTAGACTAGTAGTAGAAGAATGAATATTATCATTTATATTCTAATGATGTTactcttttttataaatttatgtaaacatacaatataaaaaattatgtgtgaaataatttttaaaagttaaaatttaagatttaaaatttaaaatttaaaatttagtattcaaaatttaaaacttagaATTTAAAGTacagaatttagaatttaaattttaaaatttatgttttagAATCTAAAAAATGCTgcgctctttatttttttttttcagaaggcATTAGTATTTGCATTAGAATACTGATGTACG is drawn from Arachis hypogaea cultivar Tifrunner chromosome 12, arahy.Tifrunner.gnm2.J5K5, whole genome shotgun sequence and contains these coding sequences:
- the LOC112730335 gene encoding putative disease resistance protein At3g14460 isoform X1; this translates as MLPSRMQDLVNLRHLNIEETFSLIEMPKGMSNLKHLNSLWHYIVGRDKENGIRELGTLDNLHGSLCISNLENVNNSCEASEAKMSNKKHINILELKWLSHCDIDIVDFQNEREILNKLQPHRNLKELSIVGYRSETFPNWLGLGLSCYSNMTKLRMNGCKNCRQLPSLGQLPSLQHMELFGLDGLERIGGEFYKNGESSHEGTHFRSLQSLAFHRMHGWREWHIPDGFDGFPKLKRLSIHDCPVLSGDLPAHLPALEQLTIWKCEELALSLQRAPQLHQLLVMGTACYRNSARCEVLISETRQTKSALKCLPRIQSVYLQALIIKDCWSAISISGDYLPATLQYLQICNCSKLTFSEPLQHTWLREIFVYKCDSLTLFPLLALPNLKALSITYCPHLVSMPELRFVAPHLETLYIAYCPEMDSFGEECLPRSLTTLRIHNCQKLARWITSNGLRSQGLTHLILTFWKEVKSFPREGCLPTSLESLQLWYFSNLETLDCKGLHHLTSLQQLTIKYCPKLENFTQENLPASVAKLRIGEESPLRRKLEEMNDPRIQYKPDDYFIGSVNNLEILMRI
- the LOC112730335 gene encoding putative disease resistance RPP13-like protein 1 isoform X2, whose amino-acid sequence is MVAKLQGRAYLSSFVDAVLDKLSALDANSTPIARKLADQKLFRSLRASLRATRLVLDDAEQKQIRDQEVRKWVVDLQDALYLADDLLEEISTKAAAVTQRDPGNSSSWSHYVDSILEDSDDGEMGVVTSMQDLVDKLESIVKEKDDLDLKQELAEDPEDMSWRIQSSLLESFDIYGRDDDKEAILGFLLDDTCNDKLSVMSIEGIGGIVKTTLAQWVYNDARVKGKFAPKAWVCVATRFDPISVSKAIIEDITSTPCDLVNLNSLQTQLKKKLTEKTFLVVLDDVWDNQQNLWDSFLKPFLSGNKGSKILLTTRNKNIDSVVSTMNRHYKLNTLSPNDCWLMFLKHSSISTNSTQYPILEKIGRKIVEKCKGLPLAVKTLGGLLRNKHIKGYWEHILDTKIWELSEDESKIIPALRVSYHYLPSHLKRCFVYCSLYPEDYQFNKKELILLWMAEDFVRPTENNTLENIGCEYFDELVARSFFQPSSGDVSLFVMHDLMHDLATSFTEKFYFRVQEFGILQKICNRIRHLSYTTNPRDPILSFGEAYNRACI